In Neoarius graeffei isolate fNeoGra1 chromosome 17, fNeoGra1.pri, whole genome shotgun sequence, a single window of DNA contains:
- the LOC132901717 gene encoding phosducin-like has protein sequence MSDVAQEEELPAAHTGPKGVINDWRKFKLESEDHESMPQKRKELLRQMSNPKANNDDNHEKINRKMSVQEYEMIQEEDERCLRKYRRQYMQEMHDRLSFGPKFDSVFELESSEAFLKTIEKEHRLTLIIVHIYDDAIKGCEALNNCLNSLAVEYSSVKFCRIRASATGAGERFSDDVLPTVLVYKAGEMLGNFICVTKHLSEEFFASDVENFLNEYGLLPEKEFTACPDDDDEELGVE, from the exons ATGTCAGACGTGGCCCAGGAAGAGGAACTACCAGCAGCACACACTG GTCCCAAAGGAGTGATCAACGACTGGAGGAAATTTAAGTTAGAAAGTGAGGACCATGAGAGCATGCCACAGAAGCGGAAAGAGCTCCTCAGACAGATGTCCAACCCCAAGGCTAACAACGATGATAACCATGAGAAAATTAACCGCAAG ATGAGTGTTCAGGAGTATGAGATGATCCAGGAGGAAGATGAACGATGTCTGAGAAAATACCGCAGGCAGTACATGCAGGAAATGCATGATCGTTTGAGCTTTGGGCCCAAGTTCGACAGTGTCTTTGAGCTGGAAAGCAGTGAAGCCTTCCTCAAGACCATTGAGAAGGAGCACCGGCTCACGCTGATCATCGTGCACATCTATGATGATGCTATCAAAGGCTGTGAAGCTCTCAACAACTGCCTGAACAGCTTGGCGGTTGAGTACTCCAGTGTGAAGTTTTGTCGAATCCGGGCATCCGCCACGGGTGCAGGAGAACGGTTCTCCGATGATGTCCTACCCACTGTGCTGGTGTATAAGGCTGGAGAAATGCTGGGAAACTTCATTTGTGTTACCAAGCATCTCAGTGAGGAGTTCTTCGCTTCTGATGTGGAGAACTTTCTCAATGAGTACGGCTTGTTGCCAGAGAAGGAATTCACTGCTtgccctgatgatgatgatgaagagctTGGGGTGGAATAA